One Nocardia huaxiensis genomic window, CCGATGGCCGTGTGGGGCGCAACTTCTCCAATAATCGCCTGGTCGTGGAGGGGATGTTGTTCCGGTTGCGGACCGGGGTGCCGTGGCGGGATCTGCCGGAGGCGTTCGGTCCGTGGCAGACGGTGTGGAAGCGTCATCGCCGTTATGCCGGGGACGGGACCTGGGATCGGGTGCTGGTCGCGTTGACCGCGCTCGCGGACGCGACCGGGAACCTGGATTGGGTTGTGTCGGTGGATTCTTCGATCATGCGAGTGCATCAACACGGTGCGAACGTCTCGCGTGGCGGTGAGGCGAGCACCGGCCCGGACGGTGAGCTATGAGCCGGCCGATCACGCGATCGGCCGGTCCCGGGGCGGGCTGACCACGAAAGCGCATCTGGCCACCGACGGCAACGGTCGTGGTCTGGCGGTGCTGAGCGCGGGCCAGGCCGGTGATTCGCCGATGATGCCCGCGGTACTCGACGCGATCGCGGTGCCGCGGCTGACCGGTGGCCCGCCGCGTTGCCGTCCTGATCGGGTGCTCGCCGACAAGGCGTATTCCTCGGCGAGCAACCGAGCCTTGTTGCGTGGCAGAGGTGTCGGCGCTGTCATTCCCGAACGGGCTGATCCGATCGCCAATCGGAAACGGCGGGGCCGTGCCGGTGGGCGGCCACCGAGGTTCGATTCGGTCGCCTACAAGGGACGTAATGTCGTCGAACGTGCCTTCAACAAGGTCAAGCATTGGCGCGGTGTCGCCACTCGCTACGACAAACTCGCCTCGACCTACCGCGCCGGGTTCGTCATGGCCCTGGCCATCGAATGGCTGAAGCTATTGGGAGACATGACCTAGCTCACCACTTGGCAAACACCAGCGAGCCGCCGCAGCAGCAGCGCTGATACGGACTGCTGAAACGTCGTAAGCGCATGCTCATCAGGTTGTTTTTGATCGATGAGGCGGTCTCAAGCTCAGTCAAAGGTATTGGGCGTGTTCACGCTCACGAGTCACCTCGGTAGCCTCGGACCAGCACAGCGCTCAAGCAGTCTTAGTGCGCGACTACCTGGACTAGTTCCACACGGGTTCGGGCCGCAGAACAGTCGTTCTGCGGCCCGAACCCGTATCCAGCACCGAGTGCAGCGCTCGCGGGCTGGGCATACAGAATGCCCTGCGCCACAGCACTTCTCATCCACAGAGCACTGCGGCCGAGCACGTACAGGATAGGGACTCTGTGCTGTTCGGCGAGTAGCCCGCGAGCCTCGTTCGATCAAGCTTTCGGGTCCGCGCATTGGAGATCGGCCAGCACGCAGTCGGTGCAGTTGGGTCTCGGAGAATTTCGCTCAGGGGATTCATGACATCCGGCGGATACCGGCTACTTGCCGTCCTTGCCGGACGCGCTGCGCT contains:
- a CDS encoding IS5 family transposase (programmed frameshift) gives rise to the protein MTDKQWELLELLLPKSDGRVGRNFSNNRLVVEGMLFRLRTGVPWRDLPEAFGPWQTVWKRHRRYAGDGTWDRVLVALTALADATGNLDWVVSVDSSIMRVHQHGANSRVAVRRAPARTVSYEPADHAIGRSRGGLTTKAHLATDGNGRGLAVLSAGQAGDSPMMPAVLDAIAVPRLTGGPPRCRPDRVLADKAYSSASNRALLRGRGVGAVIPERADPIANRKRRGRAGGRPPRFDSVAYKGRNVVERAFNKVKHWRGVATRYDKLASTYRAGFVMALAIEWLKLLGDMT